A stretch of Clostridiales bacterium DNA encodes these proteins:
- a CDS encoding Fic family protein codes for MQNFLYTMQSNKEYLQDFVTRSTYHSNSIEGSTLTYAETYAILYNDNSFKIQGKEPREIYEAINHKSALELVFECLQKNVPFDDRLIKNINTIINKNIRDTVGYRTVSVLIRGSDHIPPAPEKIQNLMHYFVYNYNNDTQDVFNKIAMYHIEFEKIHPFEDGNGRTGRLIINYELLKNNLPPLVIPKDDRVKYFEFLRCQDTVAFADWLKELSDFEKDRILKFKNSL; via the coding sequence ATGCAAAATTTTTTATACACTATGCAATCGAATAAAGAATACCTACAGGATTTCGTAACACGGAGTACCTATCATTCAAACAGCATCGAAGGCAGTACACTAACATATGCTGAAACATACGCTATTTTGTATAATGATAATAGCTTTAAAATACAAGGTAAAGAACCTCGCGAAATATACGAAGCAATTAATCATAAGAGTGCATTAGAGTTAGTTTTTGAGTGTTTGCAAAAGAATGTACCTTTTGACGACAGATTGATAAAAAATATAAATACAATTATCAATAAAAATATAAGAGATACTGTTGGTTATAGAACTGTGAGTGTATTAATTAGAGGAAGTGACCATATACCACCAGCACCTGAAAAAATACAAAATCTGATGCATTATTTTGTATATAACTATAACAATGATACTCAAGATGTTTTTAACAAAATAGCTATGTACCATATTGAGTTTGAAAAGATACACCCTTTTGAGGATGGAAACGGTAGAACTGGAAGGTTAATCATAAACTATGAATTATTAAAAAATAATTTACCTCCACTAGTAATACCTAAAGATGATAGAGTAAAATATTTTGAATTCTTAAGATGCCAAGATACTGTTGCCTTTGCTGATTGGCTAAAAGAATTATCTGATTTTGAAAAAGATAGAATTTTAAAATTTAAAAATTCTTTGTAG
- a CDS encoding rubrerythrin family protein, with protein sequence MPELKGSRTEANLMAAFAGESQARNKYTYYAAKAKKEGYEQIANIFKETAENEKEHAKIWFKLLHDGVPATDENLLDAANGENFEWTDMYAKFAQEAKEEGFTKIAYLFEAVGKIEKEHEERYRKLLKNVQGGLVFSKDQDMIWQCGNCGHIHIGKKAPEICPVCEHPKAYFQIKAENY encoded by the coding sequence ATGCCAGAATTAAAAGGATCAAGGACAGAAGCGAATCTTATGGCAGCATTTGCAGGAGAATCGCAAGCTCGTAACAAGTATACGTATTATGCGGCAAAAGCAAAGAAAGAGGGATATGAGCAGATAGCAAACATATTTAAAGAGACAGCGGAGAATGAGAAGGAGCATGCAAAGATTTGGTTTAAATTATTACATGATGGGGTACCAGCTACAGATGAGAATTTGTTGGATGCAGCAAATGGAGAGAACTTTGAGTGGACCGACATGTATGCGAAATTTGCTCAAGAGGCGAAAGAAGAGGGCTTTACAAAAATAGCATATTTGTTTGAAGCGGTAGGAAAGATAGAGAAGGAGCACGAGGAGAGATATAGGAAGCTTTTGAAGAATGTCCAAGGAGGGCTGGTGTTCTCGAAGGATCAGGATATGATATGGCAGTGTGGTAATTGTGGACACATCCATATAGGAAAGAAAGCTCCAGAGATATGTCCAGTATGTGAACATCCTAAAGCGTACTTCCAAATCAAAGCAGAGAACTATTAG
- a CDS encoding helix-turn-helix transcriptional regulator has protein sequence MGLVREEVAKNILFYRKKRKLTRKALSEKLSVSASAIVNWETGKNSIDMDTLHELCKVLNVSVVDIFGKCANMLEHNFSAREKDIIYKMRELNEEGIKYIEKQLHYALQQEDFLLKNHIFFESHNTAYNVEEKEY, from the coding sequence TTGGGACTCGTTAGAGAAGAGGTTGCAAAAAATATTTTGTTTTATAGGAAAAAAAGAAAACTAACAAGAAAAGCTCTATCCGAAAAACTTAGTGTTAGTGCATCAGCCATTGTTAACTGGGAAACTGGGAAAAATTCAATAGATATGGATACTTTGCATGAACTTTGTAAGGTTCTCAATGTGTCCGTAGTAGATATATTTGGAAAATGTGCAAATATGCTTGAACATAATTTTTCGGCTCGTGAGAAAGATATTATTTATAAAATGCGTGAATTGAATGAAGAAGGTATAAAATACATAGAGAAACAGTTACACTACGCTTTACAACAAGAAGATTTTCTTTTAAAAAACCATATATTTTTTGAATCACACAATACGGCATATAATGTAGAGGAGAAAGAATATTAA
- a CDS encoding helix-turn-helix transcriptional regulator: MYGAAIKQYIKENGIKYSFVAEKVGVDRGTLYGVLGGRLKLTIEYYVAICDALKLDLYYFVKKNKKLCTKVR; the protein is encoded by the coding sequence ATGTATGGAGCTGCAATTAAACAGTATATAAAAGAAAATGGCATTAAATATTCTTTTGTAGCTGAAAAAGTAGGAGTTGATAGAGGAACATTATATGGGGTACTAGGTGGAAGGCTTAAGCTTACTATTGAGTATTATGTAGCCATATGTGATGCACTAAAACTAGATTTATACTACTTTGTTAAGAAAAATAAAAAATTATGCACAAAAGTTAGATGA